From Lolium perenne isolate Kyuss_39 chromosome 5, Kyuss_2.0, whole genome shotgun sequence, a single genomic window includes:
- the LOC127299145 gene encoding uncharacterized protein isoform X1 — MEVDGGGDESAPSPGLIRGKKRPPSPSSLPGDGEGSPTSDEDDNPWAITDDEEENEYQGKYRPYTVDDFPRVSTYEQQDELYENPESSLRGPKLLWSLRAFKPEIESHPCGTQYRLSDESEISVHNVGTIDCSNECCCFSMNLLQFIGLKIAGYHHAQPGSAKIFGFFATRDQIEPLRNYVYRREIDNYEAVTVKPKTGMARLTLGSPARGICMTSHVLFEFKLCVRTEVPAENGPKDDLLIEGCAEFSNMMETKSFSQNRRIYGEKCGLDVKFLVLINAVQAFVDVEILRAPACGFNLNLYAKTSGFSDVIRLYRGSAEAACRMSSVVAVEIRSYLDLRIEGTPKDDGGVSQNLLPCVWGDRFDSCYHGTVDKVVNLDEFTIVSVKITWRTAD; from the exons atggaagtCGACGGAGGCGGAGATGAATCTGCACCATCCCCTGGCCTCATCCGTGGGAAGAAGAGGCCGCCTTCCCCCTCATCTTTACCGGGCGACGGCGAGGGCTCACCCACCAGCGACGAGGACGACAACCCATGGGCGATTACCGACGACGAAGAGGAGAATGAATACCAAG GGAAATACAGGCCCTATACTGTTGATGATTTCCCAAGAGTTAGCACTTATGAGCAGCAAGATGAATTGTACGAAAATCCAGAGAGTTCTCTTCGAGGCCCAAAACTTCTCTGGAGCTTACGAGCATTCAAGCCAGAAATTGAAAGCCATCCATGCGGTACCCAGTATCGGCTCAGCGATGAATCTGAAA TCAGTGTCCACAATGTTGGGACCATCGATTGTTCAAATGAATGTTGTTGCTTTTCCATGAACTTGCTGCAGTTCATTGGTCTCAAGATAGCTGGTTATCACCATGCCCAACCTGGATCTGCCAAAATATTTGGGTTTTTTGCAACACGGGATCAAATTGAACCTTTGCGCAATTATGTCTACAGGCGAGAGATTGACAATTATGAAGCTGTAACTGTGAAGCCAAAGACG GGTATGGCACGTTTAACACTGGGTAGCCCTGCTCGAGGTATTTGCATGACAAGCCATGTGTTGTTTGAATTCAAGCTTTGTGTACGTACTGAGGTCCCAGCTGAAAATGGGCCCAAAGATGACCTTCTGATCGAAGGATGCGCTGAATTCAGCAACATGATGGAAACAAAATCATTCAGTCAGAATCGACGTATTTATGGGGAGAAGTGTGGACTGGATGTGAAGTTCCTGGTGCTGATTAATGCGGTACAAgcatttgttgatgttgagatccTCCGTGCTCCTGCTTGTGGCTTTAATCTGAATCTCTATGCCAAAACCAGTGGTTTCAGTGATGTGATTCGTCTCTACCGAGGAAGTGCGGAAGCTGCCTGCAGAATGAGTTCAGTTGTAGCGGTGGAGATACGCAGTTACCTTGATCTTCGTATCGAAGGGACCCCGAAAGATGACGGAGGAGTTTCTCAGAATCTGCTGCCTTGTGTGTGGGGTGATAGGTTCGATTCCTGCTACCATGGAACGGTGGATAAAGTTGTGAATCTCGACGAATTCACCATCGTTTCAGTGAAGATCACCTGGAGAACTGCTGATTGA
- the LOC127299145 gene encoding uncharacterized protein isoform X2, protein MEVDGGGDESAPSPGLIRGKKRPPSPSSLPGDGEGSPTSDEDDNPWAITDDEEENEYQGKYRPYTVDDFPRVSTYEQQDELYENPESSLRGPKLLWSLRAFKPEIESHPCVSVHNVGTIDCSNECCCFSMNLLQFIGLKIAGYHHAQPGSAKIFGFFATRDQIEPLRNYVYRREIDNYEAVTVKPKTGMARLTLGSPARGICMTSHVLFEFKLCVRTEVPAENGPKDDLLIEGCAEFSNMMETKSFSQNRRIYGEKCGLDVKFLVLINAVQAFVDVEILRAPACGFNLNLYAKTSGFSDVIRLYRGSAEAACRMSSVVAVEIRSYLDLRIEGTPKDDGGVSQNLLPCVWGDRFDSCYHGTVDKVVNLDEFTIVSVKITWRTAD, encoded by the exons atggaagtCGACGGAGGCGGAGATGAATCTGCACCATCCCCTGGCCTCATCCGTGGGAAGAAGAGGCCGCCTTCCCCCTCATCTTTACCGGGCGACGGCGAGGGCTCACCCACCAGCGACGAGGACGACAACCCATGGGCGATTACCGACGACGAAGAGGAGAATGAATACCAAG GGAAATACAGGCCCTATACTGTTGATGATTTCCCAAGAGTTAGCACTTATGAGCAGCAAGATGAATTGTACGAAAATCCAGAGAGTTCTCTTCGAGGCCCAAAACTTCTCTGGAGCTTACGAGCATTCAAGCCAGAAATTGAAAGCCATCCATGCG TCAGTGTCCACAATGTTGGGACCATCGATTGTTCAAATGAATGTTGTTGCTTTTCCATGAACTTGCTGCAGTTCATTGGTCTCAAGATAGCTGGTTATCACCATGCCCAACCTGGATCTGCCAAAATATTTGGGTTTTTTGCAACACGGGATCAAATTGAACCTTTGCGCAATTATGTCTACAGGCGAGAGATTGACAATTATGAAGCTGTAACTGTGAAGCCAAAGACG GGTATGGCACGTTTAACACTGGGTAGCCCTGCTCGAGGTATTTGCATGACAAGCCATGTGTTGTTTGAATTCAAGCTTTGTGTACGTACTGAGGTCCCAGCTGAAAATGGGCCCAAAGATGACCTTCTGATCGAAGGATGCGCTGAATTCAGCAACATGATGGAAACAAAATCATTCAGTCAGAATCGACGTATTTATGGGGAGAAGTGTGGACTGGATGTGAAGTTCCTGGTGCTGATTAATGCGGTACAAgcatttgttgatgttgagatccTCCGTGCTCCTGCTTGTGGCTTTAATCTGAATCTCTATGCCAAAACCAGTGGTTTCAGTGATGTGATTCGTCTCTACCGAGGAAGTGCGGAAGCTGCCTGCAGAATGAGTTCAGTTGTAGCGGTGGAGATACGCAGTTACCTTGATCTTCGTATCGAAGGGACCCCGAAAGATGACGGAGGAGTTTCTCAGAATCTGCTGCCTTGTGTGTGGGGTGATAGGTTCGATTCCTGCTACCATGGAACGGTGGATAAAGTTGTGAATCTCGACGAATTCACCATCGTTTCAGTGAAGATCACCTGGAGAACTGCTGATTGA